Below is a genomic region from Rosa chinensis cultivar Old Blush chromosome 5, RchiOBHm-V2, whole genome shotgun sequence.
AGCAAGGTCAGAACGGAGATGAACTTTGAGCAAAACCGCCGAATATGGCAGGCATGGAAAAAACCAAAAGGGAATACAGAACTAGCAAAAACAGAAGAGAAATCTAGATCGATGATCCCCCTCTCAAGCCACAGATCACAATCAAAACAATTGATCGAGATCTGGCGAGAGAGGGGGGAGAAGTAGGTGGAAGAACTCGTCGGTTTGCTTTTTtcacagagagagaaagagagatagagaggggGGATTTCCTTTCGATCTAGCTAGACCTAGAGTTAAACAAACAAACCCACTCTAAGAGGGAGTCATCATACCTTCGCTTTCTTTAACTCCCTTTCCCCTActtcattttcatcttcatcttcatcttcatattcatcttcatcttcctcttcatcttcatcttcatcttcctcttcatcttcctcttcatcttcatcttcctcttcatctACTTCACGAACCTAAATTGGGAAAACCAAGAAATCAACACCGGTATCTCCTTTAACAAATCATTAGTAATCAAATAAGAACACAGTATTTTTACCTTTCGTTTTTGAGAACTTCTCTTACCATTTGAATTCTGCAAGAATCAATTTCATATCCATCAATAGGCAAAGAAAGGTACGGTAAAATTCATTCTTCCCTTAAAACATGAAGTGCAGacaagaatttaaaaaaaaatgtacctcTTTAGATTTCTCAAATTCATTTACCAAATTCTTCAAAGATTCCTGATCACTACTCTGAATACGCAAACAAGTTAAACAACAATCAATATATAGGGAAATGCATCCATTTTCTTTGGTAATCCAAAAACAGAACCTTTATCTTTCCAATTACtccaaaagagaaaaacaaattgCAATACCTCCAGAGACTGAAATCCTTTGATCTTGTCAACCGAAGCAACCGGGTCGGACACAAAACTGAAGCAACCCAAGTGGTGCCACTTGGTATAACCACGCGCGTCTTTGGTGCCCAGCCTCAGAGCTTTCTTCTCGATAGGTTTCGAGCACTTCTTGCACGAGGACTTGCTGGACTTGGCGTACTCGGCTTCGACATGGGACGAAGAAGAATCcttcagaccaaaagaaaaaaaaatacttgaacCCATTAATGGCAAGTTCAATATGAGCTCTAAGTAACTACAGATGCAATAATATTTCTGCAAGAGGCGTTTAATATCTCAAGTGTGACTGTAAATTCCAATTTCCAATTGTATCCCATCTAGCATCATGTAAATGACACCAGTAAGAAACGATCCCGACCTAGAGTTAAACAAACATACCCAAAAAGCGAGTCATCATACCTTTGATTTCTTCAACTTCCTTTCCCCTTCATTTTCATCTTCAGCTTCATGATCTACTTCACGAACCTATTTTGGGAAAAGCAAGAAATCACCACAAGTATCTCCAATAATCTAGCAATCACATAAGAGCATAGTATACTTACCTTTCGATTTTTAGaacttttctttccatttgAATCCTGCAATCATCAATCTCATAGCCATCAATAAGCAAAGAAAGGAACTACTCTGAAGTgcacaaaagaaattaaaaaaatgtacCTCCTCTTTAGATTTCTCAAATTCATCCTTCAAAGCTTCCTGATCACTACTCTGAATACACAAATAAGTAAAACAACAATCAATACATAGGGAAATGAAGTTGAATCTTCGCACTTCTAA
It encodes:
- the LOC112166221 gene encoding polynucleotide 3'-phosphatase ZDP isoform X2, which gives rise to MSSSSSSTQVAANVEAEYAKSGKSSCKKCSEPIEKKALRLGTKDARGYTKWHHLCCFSFGSDPVASVDKIKGFHSLKSSDQEALKDEFEKSKEEDSNGKKSSKNRKVREVDHEAEDENEGERKLKKSKDSSSSHVEAEYAKSSKSSCKKCSKPIEKKALRLGTKDARGYTKWHHLGCFSFVSDPVASVDKIKGFQSLESSDQESLKNLVNEFEKSKENSNGKRSSQKRKVREVDEEEDEDEEEDEEEDEDEDEEEDEDEYEDEDEDENEVGERELKKAKNRFLLHVMITVISGGLKAGFIEFGIGLARSIAMESYYRCLLHYGMEALSFTTVWSLVVAVA
- the LOC112166221 gene encoding polynucleotide 3'-phosphatase ZDP isoform X1, translating into MSSSSSSTQVAANVEAEYAKSGKSSCKKCSEPIEKKALRLGTKDARGYTKWHHLCCFSFGSDPVASVDKIKGFHSLKSSDQEALKDEFEKSKEEDSNGKKSSKNRKVREVDHEAEDENEGERKLKKSKDSSSSHVEAEYAKSSKSSCKKCSKPIEKKALRLGTKDARGYTKWHHLGCFSFVSDPVASVDKIKGFQSLESSDQESLKNLVNEFEKSKENSNGKRSSQKRKVREVDEEEDEDEEEDEEEDEDEDEEEDEDEYEDEDEDENEVGERELKKAKVLLDPLQWKAITVVCFIMEWRLCLSRRCGRWSWPWHSSFLGYTVTFFFFFGLCCVLFVIGYWAFF